The sequence CGTCCGATTACAAGCAGCTTTCGACCCATCCGCTACTGAAAGGGCTTTTGATTTTTTCATCCCTTTATGTGGCCTTTTCCATAGGAGCCAATAACGTGGCCAATGCTGCGGCACCGATCGCTTCCCTGACAGCCAATGAAATAGGGAAGGAGGCCATCGAAAATTTCTTGCCCATCATCATTCTGTCCGTGTTGATCGTGGCCCCTTGTTTTGCCATTGGGAGTTCATTAATGGGCCACAAAGTCACCAAGGCCACGGGAAAAGGCATTGTGGAGCCGACGCCATTCCATGCGACAGTGATTGCCTTGATTGTGGCCAGTTTGCTGATGTATGCTTCCATCATGCAGGGCATTCCCACTTCACTCGTACAGCTGAATGGTGCGGCGTTTATTGCACTGAGCATTAGTAAGGATGGCGCAAAGACGACTTTTCAAAAACCCACGGTCAGGAAGTTTTTTCTGGTATGGGCGGTGGCTCCGGTTTTTGCGTTTTTGGTCGCTTATGTGTTGACCTTGGTGTTTTTGGTTTAATTAATCCTTGACACAACGGATACTCAATACATGGCCATCTCGTGCTCCATCAGCGCTACCCATTCGGTAGATTGAGGAAATTTCTTCCGGTGATACTGAGAAGCCTTCAGATTGTATACTTCTCATTTTGAGAGAATCCTCTTTGGGAGACCACCACCAGGCAGCGAACGAAAAAGCATTCCAACGAAGTCCTTCGCCTGTTTCGTCAATGTCATAGATCCAGCGGCCAT comes from Echinicola vietnamensis DSM 17526 and encodes:
- a CDS encoding inorganic phosphate transporter; its protein translation is MSELFNSLTIPFLLAMFLAVNMGGSGTAPAFSAAYGASVIRRSLIPGLFGIMVLAGALLAGKEVSLTLGKGLLDAAFFTPEATSLILLSISLSLLIANLLGVPQSTSQSTVLAIAGAASAMEVFDSHKLFYVILPTWLILPVVAFGLMLVLSKWVLPMAQKKIFTSDYKQLSTHPLLKGLLIFSSLYVAFSIGANNVANAAAPIASLTANEIGKEAIENFLPIIILSVLIVAPCFAIGSSLMGHKVTKATGKGIVEPTPFHATVIALIVASLLMYASIMQGIPTSLVQLNGAAFIALSISKDGAKTTFQKPTVRKFFLVWAVAPVFAFLVAYVLTLVFLV